A single Eulemur rufifrons isolate Redbay chromosome 9, OSU_ERuf_1, whole genome shotgun sequence DNA region contains:
- the KRT39 gene encoding keratin, type I cytoskeletal 39: MDTKGCTTTTASSTPCQNCSRITNFRTISSNNSCHRGGLEANSCQPPGHVLRTPQDQGCHPTPCFCRMPTYVIRNLNTCLSPDDCGWYGEGINSHEKETMQILNERLANYLEKVQMLERENAELECKIQAESTKELPVLCPDYQSYYRAIEELQQKILCTKAENSRLVSQIDNTKLAADDLRAKYEAEVSLRQLVEADANSLKQILNALTLGKADLEAQVQSLKEELLCLKNSHREEIDSLQSQLGDRLHIEVTAASSVDLNQILQEIRCQYESIMETNRKDVEQWFNTQMEELNQQVVTSSEQQQCCQKEIVELRRTANALEVELQAQHRMRDSQECILTEIEAHYTALLTQIQCLIDNLEAQLAEIRCALERQNQEYESLLDIKSRLECEIATYRSLLEGLDSKLPCNACATKCELFTCIPCKARATECAAPVCTASAPRGVLKPRSACEPLSRILVKIFTITKEIKDGKVISSHEHVQPCYIIRPAKV; encoded by the exons ATGGATACCAAGGGCTGTACGACAACTACTGCTTCTTCAACCCCATGCCAAAACTGCTCTAGGATTACAAATTTTAGGACCATCTCTTCTAACAACAGCTGCCATCGTGGTGGTCTTGAAGCCAACAGCTGCCAACCACCTGGCCACGTTCTGAGAACaccccaggaccagggctgccACCCCACTCCTTGCTTTTGTCGCATGCCCACCTACGTAATAAGAAACCTCAACACCTGTCTCTCTCCGGATGACTGTGGCTGGTATGGGGAAGGCATCAACAGTCACGAGAAGGAGACCATGCAAATCTTGAATGAGCGCCTTGCAAACTACCTGGAAAAGGTGCAAATGCTGGAAAGAGAGAACGCCGAACTGGAGTGTAAAATCCAGGCAGAGTCTACCAAAGAGCTCCCGGTCCTCTGTCCTGACTACCAGTCCTACTACAGAGCCATTGAGGAGCTCCAGCAGAAG ATCTTGTGTACCAAGGCTGAGAATTCCAGACTGGTCTCACAAATTGACAACACCAAACTGGCTGCAGATGACTTGAGAGCCAA GTATGAAGCTGAGGTGTCCCTACGCCAGCTGGTGGAGGCAGATGCCAACAGCCTGAAGCAGATCCTGAATGCACTGACCCTGGGCAAGGCTGACCTGGAGGCACAAGTCCAGTCTCTGAAGGAGGAGCTCCTTTGCCTCAAGAACAGCCACAGAGAG GAAATCGATTCCTTACAGAGCCAGCTTGGGGACAGGCTTCACATCGAAGTGACTGCTGCCTCTTCTGTGGACCTAAACCAGATTCTACAAGAAATAAGATGTCAATACGAGTCCATCATGGAGACAAACCGTAAAGATGTGGAACAATGGTTCAACACGCAG ATGGAGGAGCTGAATCAGCAGGTGGTGACCAGCTCTGAGCAGCAGCAATGCTGCCAGAAGGAGATTGTAGAACTGAGACGCACCGCGAATGCTCTGGAGGTTGAACTGCAGGCTCAGCACCGAATG AGAGATTCCCAGGAATGCATCCTGACGGAGATCGAGGCCCACTATACTGCCCTGCTGACCCAGATCCAGTGTCTGATCGATAACCTAGAGGCTCAGCTGGCAGAGATTCGGTGTGCCCTGGAAAGGCAGAACCAAGAATATGAGAGTCTGCTGGACATCAAGTCCCGGCTGGAGTGTGAGATTGCCACGTACCGCAGCCTCCTGGAGGGCTTGGACAGCAA GCTTCCCTGTAACGCGTGTGCCACCAAATGTGAGCTTTTCACTTGCATACCCTGTAAGGCCAGAGCCACAGAATGTGCGGCTCCAGTTTGCACAGCCTCAGCCCCCCGTGGTGTCCTCAAGCCCCGCAGTGCCTGTGAACCCCTGTCCCGGATACTGGTTAAAATATTCACCATCACCAAGGAGATTAAGGATGGGAAGGTCATTTCTTCTCACGAGCACGTGCAGCCTTGCTACATCATCAGACCTGCCAAAGTCTAA